The Brasilonema sennae CENA114 genome includes a region encoding these proteins:
- the coaE gene encoding dephospho-CoA kinase (Dephospho-CoA kinase (CoaE) performs the final step in coenzyme A biosynthesis.) — translation MTKRIIGLTGGIATGKTTVANYLANAYNLPILDADIYAREAVSVGSAILQEIAQRYGEEILLPDGNLNRQKLGEIIFNNQEERIWVEGLIHPDVGDRFLKEIALSPAQTLVLVVPLLFEAQMTDLVTEIWVVSCSEQLQLQRLMQRNHLTLEQAQARITSQISIAEKVAHADVVLDNSSTLEVLLKQVDAAL, via the coding sequence ATGACTAAACGCATCATCGGGTTAACAGGAGGAATTGCGACAGGCAAAACAACTGTTGCCAATTATTTGGCTAATGCTTACAATTTGCCCATTTTAGATGCAGATATCTATGCCAGAGAAGCTGTATCTGTCGGTTCAGCCATTTTACAAGAAATTGCTCAACGCTATGGAGAAGAAATTTTACTTCCTGACGGTAACCTCAACCGCCAAAAGCTGGGTGAGATTATTTTTAACAATCAAGAAGAACGCATCTGGGTAGAGGGTTTAATTCATCCTGATGTGGGCGATCGCTTTCTCAAAGAAATTGCCCTATCGCCTGCACAAACATTGGTGTTAGTCGTCCCTTTACTCTTTGAAGCCCAAATGACCGATTTAGTCACAGAAATTTGGGTAGTCAGTTGTTCTGAACAACTGCAACTGCAAAGATTAATGCAGCGGAATCATTTAACTTTAGAGCAAGCACAAGCCCGTATCACAAGTCAAATATCAATAGCAGAAAAAGTAGCCCATGCTGATGTTGTTTTGGATAATTCTTCCACTCTTGAAGTGCTGCTCAAACAAGTGGATGCAGCACTGTAA
- a CDS encoding FAD-binding domain-containing protein, protein MTKDMRRDFANRDELVAYLRKQFPKATERDDHISETVGGRKAAVETLQKVDPARYAKTRNFFTGAVTRLSPYIRYGVLSLREIRDDVLGRVKHQDDATKLVNELGWRDYWQRLYVKLGDKIWKDEEEYKTGYTIAEYAPKLPGDIKQGTTGRVCIDSFSQDLRETGYLHNHARMWMAAYIIHWRRIRWQAGAKWFLEHLLDGDPASNNMSWQWVASTFSHKPYFFNRENLERYTEGVYCRKCPLYGKCDFEGSYEELETRLFPKGEFTKQPNSQSWQKGKKSKR, encoded by the coding sequence ATGACTAAAGATATGCGACGCGACTTTGCCAACCGCGATGAGTTGGTAGCCTACCTCCGCAAACAATTTCCCAAAGCCACAGAACGGGATGATCACATCAGCGAAACTGTGGGCGGACGCAAAGCTGCTGTTGAGACACTACAAAAAGTAGATCCAGCACGCTACGCGAAAACACGTAACTTTTTCACAGGTGCTGTGACGCGATTATCTCCCTATATTCGCTATGGCGTCCTTAGCTTGCGAGAAATTCGGGATGATGTCCTTGGGCGCGTCAAACACCAAGACGATGCAACTAAACTCGTTAATGAGTTGGGTTGGCGTGACTACTGGCAAAGGCTTTATGTGAAGCTGGGCGATAAGATCTGGAAAGACGAAGAAGAATACAAAACTGGCTACACTATCGCTGAATATGCCCCAAAATTACCTGGTGATATCAAACAAGGCACCACAGGACGAGTGTGCATCGACAGCTTCAGTCAGGATTTACGAGAAACTGGATACTTGCACAATCATGCACGAATGTGGATGGCAGCTTATATCATCCATTGGCGACGCATTCGTTGGCAAGCGGGGGCAAAATGGTTTCTGGAACATCTTCTAGATGGTGATCCAGCAAGCAATAATATGTCATGGCAGTGGGTAGCCAGCACTTTTAGCCACAAACCTTATTTTTTCAACCGCGAAAACCTGGAACGCTACACCGAAGGCGTTTATTGTCGAAAATGTCCTTTGTATGGAAAGTGTGACTTTGAAGGAAGTTATGAAGAACTAGAAACGCGACTGTTTCCTAAAGGGGAATTTACCAAACAACCTAACAGCCAAAGTTGGCAGAAAGGAAAGAAAAGTAAAAGGTAA
- a CDS encoding tetratricopeptide repeat protein — translation MFDNFQPISIIAITAVISSIALLGYFSWKTLITSNLFQKAINLYQQEDYKSAEAAFRQVIALNSTNDVVHLLLGDTLIQQGKIEEARQQFQEVIDRAPKKIDAYLRLSNVLMQQEKKGEAIVTLQKAKDLCQAQRQPEKAEQINRILQKMTKNNS, via the coding sequence ATGTTTGACAACTTTCAACCAATATCTATTATTGCAATAACTGCTGTTATTTCTAGTATTGCACTCCTCGGTTATTTCTCCTGGAAAACTTTGATCACCTCAAATCTTTTTCAAAAAGCAATCAACCTCTATCAACAAGAAGATTACAAAAGTGCTGAAGCAGCTTTTCGTCAAGTCATTGCTCTGAACTCAACTAATGATGTTGTTCACTTGCTACTAGGAGATACTTTGATACAGCAAGGTAAAATAGAAGAAGCAAGGCAACAGTTTCAAGAAGTGATTGACCGTGCTCCTAAAAAAATTGATGCTTATTTGCGTCTGTCAAATGTTTTAATGCAACAAGAAAAAAAAGGGGAAGCAATTGTAACTCTGCAAAAAGCTAAAGATTTATGCCAAGCACAACGTCAACCAGAAAAAGCAGAACAAATTAATCGTATTCTTCAAAAAATGACTAAGAATAATTCCTAA
- the cobA gene encoding uroporphyrinogen-III C-methyltransferase, translating into MAEQRGKVYIVGAGPGDIGYLTLKAYRLLSSAEVLVYDALVDPELLQCVPPDCLKLNVGKRGGQASTPQAEINQLMVKYCQHRKQVIRLKSGDPFIFGRCSSEIEALKAAGCEFEVIPGISSAIAAPLLAGIPLSDPVMSRCFAVFTAHDPDALDWEALSRLETLVILMGGQHLGDILHRLVRQGRSRLTPIAIIRWAGTPQQTIWTGTLENILEQTSGVSLSPAVIVIGEVVGLRSYLQPEKISLDNSSVADTSHPETMQTNLALSSSSRPLTGKTIVVTRAAGHSNQFTQTLTSFGANVIEMPTLEIGPPSSWQGLDHAIAHISEFHWLILTSTNGVGYFFERLFAQGKDARALSQIKIAVVGEKTAQRLNQHSLQPDFIPPNFVADSLVENFPEELTGKKVLFPRVESGGREILVQQFTAKGAEVIEVAAYQSCCPKSVPPSAELALESGTVDVITFASSKTVQFFHQLAQKIFSEDSQNNPSLVTDAFEGVCIASIGPQTSKTCHSIFGRVDVEAEEYTLDGLTQALIKWATHS; encoded by the coding sequence ATGGCTGAACAAAGGGGCAAAGTCTACATCGTAGGTGCTGGACCTGGAGATATAGGATATCTAACGCTCAAGGCTTACAGGCTGTTATCAAGTGCTGAGGTTTTGGTTTACGATGCTCTGGTAGATCCTGAGTTGTTGCAATGTGTACCGCCTGATTGCTTGAAGCTGAATGTGGGGAAACGTGGTGGTCAAGCGAGTACACCGCAAGCTGAAATCAACCAGTTAATGGTAAAGTATTGTCAACACAGAAAGCAAGTTATTCGCCTCAAGTCTGGTGATCCATTTATTTTTGGTCGTTGTAGTTCTGAAATTGAGGCGTTGAAAGCAGCTGGTTGTGAGTTTGAAGTTATCCCAGGAATCTCCTCAGCAATAGCTGCACCGTTGCTGGCGGGAATACCTCTGAGCGATCCAGTTATGAGTCGGTGTTTTGCTGTGTTTACTGCTCATGATCCAGATGCTTTGGATTGGGAGGCGCTATCACGGTTAGAGACATTAGTTATTTTAATGGGAGGACAGCATCTAGGAGATATTTTACACCGGCTTGTGCGACAAGGACGCTCGCGCTTAACTCCCATAGCCATTATCAGATGGGCAGGAACACCTCAACAAACAATCTGGACAGGTACTTTAGAAAATATACTTGAGCAAACATCCGGTGTGTCGTTGTCGCCAGCGGTGATTGTGATTGGTGAAGTTGTGGGGCTACGTAGTTATCTGCAACCTGAGAAAATATCATTAGATAATTCCTCAGTCGCTGACACTTCACACCCTGAAACTATGCAGACTAACCTCGCCCTCTCCTCCTCTTCACGCCCCCTGACTGGTAAAACAATTGTAGTCACACGAGCAGCTGGACACTCAAACCAGTTTACCCAAACTCTCACCTCATTTGGCGCAAATGTCATTGAAATGCCAACATTGGAAATTGGTCCGCCTTCGAGTTGGCAGGGTTTGGATCATGCGATCGCCCACATATCTGAGTTCCACTGGTTAATTCTCACTTCCACCAATGGTGTAGGCTATTTCTTTGAAAGACTCTTTGCACAGGGTAAAGATGCTCGTGCTTTATCTCAAATCAAAATTGCCGTTGTTGGTGAAAAAACGGCTCAACGTCTCAATCAACACAGCTTACAACCAGATTTTATTCCTCCCAACTTTGTTGCAGATTCTTTGGTGGAAAACTTTCCGGAAGAACTCACAGGTAAAAAGGTTTTGTTTCCCAGAGTAGAAAGCGGTGGACGGGAAATTTTAGTCCAACAATTCACAGCCAAAGGCGCAGAAGTGATAGAAGTCGCGGCTTATCAATCTTGCTGTCCCAAAAGTGTTCCTCCCTCAGCAGAGTTAGCCCTTGAAAGTGGAACTGTAGATGTTATTACCTTTGCGAGTTCTAAAACTGTGCAATTTTTCCATCAATTAGCACAAAAGATATTCTCTGAAGACTCTCAAAACAATCCATCTTTGGTGACTGATGCGTTCGAGGGAGTTTGTATTGCTTCGATTGGTCCCCAAACTTCTAAAACTTGTCATTCCATATTTGGACGCGTGGATGTGGAAGCTGAGGAATATACCTTAGATGGATTGACTCAAGCACTGATAAAATGGGCAACACATTCATAA
- a CDS encoding AAA-like domain-containing protein, which yields MPYSLDSFKAKDFTQLMSLVGGHPALIQISLYYLKFQEMTLQQIIEEAIANGGIYRDHLWRQLIKLQENPRLAKTSAEILAAKQGISLNPIDTYKLEGLGLIRFEGDRILPRYGLYQSYFAKQLSTIV from the coding sequence GTGCCCTATAGTTTAGACTCGTTTAAAGCTAAAGATTTTACTCAACTAATGTCACTGGTAGGAGGACATCCAGCACTAATTCAGATTAGTTTGTACTATCTTAAGTTTCAAGAAATGACCCTGCAACAAATAATAGAGGAAGCGATCGCCAATGGTGGCATCTACCGCGATCATTTATGGCGACAGTTGATCAAACTACAAGAAAATCCTAGATTGGCAAAGACTTCTGCTGAAATTCTAGCAGCAAAGCAAGGTATTTCTCTTAATCCTATTGACACTTACAAGCTTGAAGGTTTGGGATTAATTCGCTTTGAGGGCGATCGCATCTTACCGCGTTACGGACTCTACCAGTCCTATTTTGCAAAACAGCTATCGACAATTGTTTAA
- a CDS encoding sulfotransferase family protein, which translates to MAHLFAEALKLDRVGIDDNFFELSGDSIRGAILINKLQAQLNEIIHFIVLFDTRTVAKLASYIEEHYPQTAAKLLGKEITAISELPQERIDEAKVLQMRSLIPSIAPPIDDDAIKNQPAIFILSPHRSGSTLLRVILGGNPQLFAPPELELLTFNTLGERKAAFSGRYSFWMEGTIRTIMQIRGCTPEEAIALMEELEAKNITTKQFYQLIQQWLGDKILVDKTPSYSIDLETLKRAEINFQSPLYIHLVRHPYATMRSYEEARVEQTFPYQHPFNRRELAELVWLISHQNILEFLQQVPQERQYQVKADCRSFANRA; encoded by the coding sequence ATCGCACATTTATTCGCAGAAGCCCTCAAACTAGACAGAGTGGGTATTGATGATAACTTCTTTGAACTAAGTGGCGACTCGATTCGAGGAGCGATTCTGATTAATAAACTGCAAGCACAACTAAACGAAATTATTCATTTTATTGTCCTATTTGATACTAGGACAGTTGCTAAACTAGCAAGTTACATAGAAGAACACTACCCACAAACAGCAGCAAAACTCCTGGGTAAGGAAATAACTGCAATTAGTGAACTACCACAAGAGCGTATTGATGAAGCTAAAGTTTTGCAAATGCGCTCGTTGATTCCCTCCATAGCTCCCCCAATAGATGACGACGCAATCAAAAACCAGCCAGCTATCTTTATCCTCTCGCCTCATCGTAGCGGTTCTACTTTACTGCGCGTTATCCTGGGGGGAAATCCGCAGTTGTTCGCGCCTCCAGAATTGGAATTGCTGACGTTCAATACACTTGGGGAACGAAAAGCAGCGTTTTCTGGACGTTACAGCTTTTGGATGGAAGGGACGATTCGGACAATTATGCAAATCCGTGGGTGCACTCCAGAAGAGGCGATCGCACTTATGGAAGAATTAGAAGCGAAAAATATCACCACAAAGCAGTTCTACCAACTTATACAGCAATGGCTGGGCGATAAAATCTTGGTAGATAAGACCCCCTCCTACTCCATAGATTTAGAGACCCTCAAACGAGCGGAAATAAACTTCCAAAGCCCACTCTACATACACCTTGTGCGTCATCCTTATGCAACGATGCGCTCTTATGAAGAAGCCAGAGTAGAGCAAACATTTCCATATCAACATCCCTTCAATAGGCGAGAACTCGCTGAACTCGTTTGGCTAATTAGCCATCAAAATATTCTCGAATTTTTGCAACAAGTTCCCCAAGAACGCCAGTATCAAGTCAAAGCAGATTGTCGAAGCTTTGCAAATAGAGCGTAG